A DNA window from Bradyrhizobium barranii subsp. barranii contains the following coding sequences:
- a CDS encoding class I adenylate-forming enzyme family protein → MDLCSLIDRNAAFAPDKTAIAFEGERLSYAALAARIERTATALKQELGVGRGDRVAILSLNRPDYLVLLYACARLGAMLVPLNWRLAVAEQRFILTDAGAKVLVLEQAFAGVLPELAPGTAVIGLDFAPSRGVTFEDLLARSEGGGRNPHTDLSCPLLVVYTSGTTGRPKGALLRQEALFWNGVMSQHMHNMTSGDRVLTVLPFFHVGGLNIQTTPALQLGATVTIHARFTPDTALAAIERERPTLTVMVPAILQAVSEHPAWTTTDLSSLKAASTGSTIVPPHLIDRFVARDVPVLQVYGSTETCPIAVYTRLGGDLSRAGSTGLAGLCCEAKVIDQAGNEVPAGTPGEIAVRGPNVFFEYWGNADATHDALHDGWYRTGDIGLCDADGYFWVRDRKKNVIISGGENVYPAEVERVLLEHPDVSECAVIGRPDPRWDEVPIAYVIGRSGSRLEVDELRAHLQTQLARYKVPRDIVFVDDLPRTALGKVQHFLLKQLDAQSRAQGEAS, encoded by the coding sequence GTGGACCTCTGTAGTCTGATCGATCGCAACGCGGCGTTCGCGCCAGACAAGACGGCGATCGCCTTCGAGGGTGAGCGGCTGAGCTACGCCGCACTCGCCGCGCGCATCGAACGGACCGCCACGGCGTTGAAGCAGGAGCTCGGCGTCGGCCGAGGCGACCGCGTCGCAATCCTGAGCCTGAACCGGCCGGACTATCTGGTTCTGCTCTACGCATGCGCGCGACTTGGTGCGATGCTGGTGCCGCTGAACTGGCGGCTGGCGGTTGCCGAGCAGCGCTTCATTCTCACCGATGCGGGCGCAAAGGTCCTGGTACTCGAGCAGGCATTTGCCGGAGTTCTCCCGGAGCTTGCGCCGGGGACGGCCGTCATCGGCCTCGATTTCGCGCCGTCGCGGGGCGTGACATTCGAAGACCTGCTGGCTCGCAGCGAAGGCGGCGGCCGCAATCCGCACACTGATCTCTCCTGCCCGCTGCTCGTCGTCTACACGTCTGGAACGACGGGACGGCCGAAGGGCGCTCTTCTGCGGCAAGAAGCCTTGTTCTGGAATGGCGTCATGAGCCAGCACATGCACAACATGACGTCAGGTGATCGCGTGCTGACGGTGCTGCCATTCTTCCATGTCGGCGGCCTCAACATCCAGACCACGCCGGCGCTGCAGCTTGGTGCGACCGTCACAATCCACGCCCGCTTCACGCCAGATACTGCGCTCGCGGCCATTGAACGGGAACGACCGACCCTGACAGTGATGGTGCCTGCAATCCTCCAGGCCGTGAGCGAGCATCCCGCCTGGACAACGACCGATCTCTCGTCGCTCAAAGCCGCCTCGACCGGCTCGACCATCGTGCCACCGCACCTGATCGATCGCTTCGTGGCGCGCGATGTTCCGGTGCTTCAGGTTTATGGATCGACGGAAACTTGCCCCATCGCAGTCTACACCCGGCTTGGCGGCGATCTTTCGCGCGCGGGATCGACTGGACTTGCCGGCCTGTGCTGCGAAGCGAAGGTGATCGATCAGGCCGGCAATGAGGTCCCTGCGGGTACGCCGGGCGAAATCGCCGTGCGCGGGCCCAACGTGTTTTTCGAATATTGGGGCAATGCGGATGCCACGCACGATGCGCTGCACGACGGTTGGTATCGCACCGGCGATATCGGCCTGTGCGATGCCGACGGGTATTTCTGGGTCCGCGACCGCAAGAAGAATGTGATCATTTCCGGCGGCGAGAACGTCTATCCGGCCGAGGTCGAGCGCGTCCTGCTCGAACATCCCGATGTCAGCGAATGCGCCGTGATCGGCCGGCCGGACCCGCGCTGGGACGAGGTGCCGATCGCCTATGTCATCGGGCGGTCCGGCTCCCGGCTCGAAGTGGACGAGCTGAGAGCGCATCTTCAGACGCAGCTCGCCCGTTACAAGGTTCCGCGCGACATCGTCTTCGTCGACGACCTGCCGCGCACGGCACTGGGCAAGGTCCAGCATTTCCTGCTGAAGCAGCTTGATGCGCAGTCGCGCGCGCAAGGAGAAGCATCTTGA
- a CDS encoding M29 family metallopeptidase codes for MLADRIEAKWIDAFCEIFERCAVKAGDTAAILSETQSRALNVHLAELALLRMGARPFHVVMPTPRNRNIVPVRSTGASEAIQRLGPVITALQQAGFVVDCTIEGLMHAVETPEILKAGARILVISNEHPEALERMVPDPALEKRVRAAAKLLRGTKRMRVTSKAGTALDVDMVGASTVGVWGWTDKPGTLAHWPGGIVVSFPKSGTINGTLVMAPGDINLTFKRYLASPVKMTLKDDYVVELEGEGTDAAMMRAYLAAWGDREAYAVSHVGFGMNPGARYEALSMYDQRDTNGTEIRAVSGNFLFSTGANEFAGRYTAGHFDLPMMGTTIELDGVAVVREGVLQDVFG; via the coding sequence ATGCTGGCGGATCGCATCGAGGCAAAATGGATCGACGCGTTTTGCGAGATCTTTGAGCGCTGCGCCGTCAAGGCCGGCGACACCGCGGCGATCCTCTCGGAAACCCAATCGCGTGCCCTGAACGTTCATTTGGCGGAGCTCGCCCTGCTGCGGATGGGCGCGCGGCCGTTTCATGTGGTGATGCCGACGCCGCGTAACCGGAATATCGTGCCGGTTCGCTCGACCGGGGCAAGCGAGGCAATCCAGCGGCTTGGTCCGGTCATCACCGCACTCCAGCAGGCCGGCTTTGTGGTAGATTGCACCATCGAGGGCTTGATGCATGCGGTGGAAACGCCGGAAATCCTCAAGGCCGGCGCGCGGATACTGGTGATCTCCAACGAACACCCGGAAGCGCTGGAGCGGATGGTGCCGGATCCCGCGCTCGAGAAGCGCGTTCGCGCGGCGGCGAAGTTGTTGCGTGGGACGAAGCGGATGCGCGTGACATCGAAAGCCGGCACGGCGCTCGACGTTGACATGGTCGGTGCGTCCACGGTCGGCGTGTGGGGCTGGACCGACAAGCCGGGCACGCTGGCGCACTGGCCGGGTGGCATTGTGGTTAGCTTTCCCAAGAGCGGAACGATCAACGGGACCCTGGTGATGGCCCCCGGTGACATCAATCTGACCTTCAAGCGCTACCTGGCGTCCCCGGTGAAAATGACGCTGAAGGACGATTATGTTGTCGAGCTGGAGGGCGAGGGCACGGATGCGGCGATGATGCGCGCCTATCTCGCGGCGTGGGGCGATCGCGAGGCCTATGCGGTCTCGCATGTCGGTTTCGGCATGAATCCGGGGGCCCGCTACGAAGCCCTCTCGATGTATGACCAGCGCGACACCAACGGCACTGAAATTCGTGCCGTCTCCGGCAATTTCCTGTTCTCGACCGGCGCGAACGAATTTGCCGGCCGCTACACGGCGGGCCACTTTGATTTGCCGATGATGGGAACGACGATCGAACTCGACGGCGTCGCGGTCGTTCGCGAAGGCGTGCTGCAGGACGTCTTCGGCTAG
- a CDS encoding 3-hydroxybutyryl-CoA dehydrogenase: MTSRANIACLGAGRMGRGIAVAFAYAGHMVTMIDIKGRSAEDFAKLEADALDEVRKTFASLSKLGLLTEADVDPLIARVSVLPASRSGAALSGAGMVFEGVPEVVELKREVLGAASKQVGPDTIIASTTSTILVDDLSGAIVNPRRFLNVHWLNPAYLIPLVEISPGKATDPAIIDEVKALLEAIGKVPVVCAATPGFIVPRIQALAMNEAARMVEEGVASAEEIDKAIRYGFGFRYAVLGLLEFIDWGGGDILYYASRYLEGALGSDRYRAPDVISRNMQEGRIGLRTGAGFLDYSGMDVDAYRVKRLQAMVDLLRHFGLARPPVLDRS; encoded by the coding sequence ATGACCAGCCGCGCCAACATTGCCTGCCTCGGGGCCGGCCGCATGGGGCGCGGCATCGCCGTCGCGTTCGCCTACGCAGGGCATATGGTCACGATGATCGACATCAAGGGCCGTTCCGCGGAAGATTTCGCCAAGCTGGAGGCGGACGCGCTCGACGAAGTCAGGAAGACCTTTGCCAGCCTGTCGAAGCTGGGACTGCTGACCGAGGCAGATGTCGATCCGCTTATCGCACGGGTCTCGGTGCTACCAGCCAGCCGAAGCGGCGCAGCGTTGTCCGGCGCCGGAATGGTTTTCGAGGGCGTTCCGGAGGTCGTCGAGCTCAAGCGCGAGGTGCTGGGGGCGGCTTCAAAACAAGTCGGCCCTGATACGATCATCGCTTCGACCACGTCGACCATCCTCGTCGACGATCTCTCCGGTGCAATCGTGAACCCTCGCCGCTTCCTCAATGTGCACTGGCTCAATCCGGCCTATCTGATCCCCCTGGTCGAGATTTCGCCCGGCAAAGCCACCGATCCCGCCATCATCGATGAGGTCAAGGCGCTGCTCGAAGCCATCGGAAAGGTCCCCGTGGTCTGCGCGGCGACGCCCGGCTTCATCGTCCCGCGCATCCAGGCGCTGGCGATGAACGAGGCCGCACGCATGGTCGAGGAAGGCGTCGCCAGCGCCGAGGAGATCGACAAAGCGATCCGTTACGGCTTTGGCTTCCGCTATGCCGTGCTCGGACTGCTCGAGTTCATCGACTGGGGCGGCGGCGACATCTTATACTACGCCAGCCGGTATCTCGAAGGCGCGCTCGGCAGCGACCGCTATCGCGCGCCGGACGTCATTTCCCGCAATATGCAAGAAGGCCGCATCGGCTTGCGAACGGGTGCCGGCTTCCTCGATTATTCAGGCATGGACGTCGACGCCTATCGCGTTAAGCGGCTTCAGGCCATGGTCGACCTGCTCCGGCATTTCGGCCTGGCGCGCCCACCGGTCCTCGACCGCAGCTAG
- a CDS encoding NAD/NADP-dependent octopine/nopaline dehydrogenase family protein → MKIAVLGGGNGSFAAAGDFALSGHEVRLWRRDTDQVTAHRAAGSRILVKDHNGRHDVKLALVTTDIAEAIDGTELILCPAPAFAQPDIARLLVPHLRDGQVVFLPPATFGSMIFAQAARDAGNHAKASFAETGTLPWLTRKHGPFEVAITIRAKRLPVGVFPLDRAAHAIEVIGRAFPDAIEPCGDALSGALMNAGPIIHPPLIVMNAGPIEHFERWDIHKEGTQAAIRRVTDALDAERIAVREALGYGAPHFPLAHHYAKEGEIWMYGRGSHDRLTDSGDWRERIVLTEHRYMREDLRLGLSLLVSAAALAGTPTPLAKAFLAIGGAICGEDFAQRGRTLETLGLGNLGKAELQALLRRGF, encoded by the coding sequence TTGAAGATTGCAGTTCTGGGTGGGGGAAACGGCTCTTTCGCGGCCGCGGGCGATTTTGCGCTGTCGGGGCATGAGGTCCGGCTCTGGCGCCGCGACACCGATCAGGTGACGGCGCATCGCGCGGCCGGCTCGCGCATCCTGGTGAAGGATCATAATGGCCGGCACGATGTGAAGCTCGCGCTGGTGACGACCGACATCGCCGAAGCAATTGATGGCACCGAGCTGATTCTGTGTCCCGCCCCTGCCTTCGCGCAGCCGGACATTGCTCGCTTGCTCGTTCCGCATCTGCGGGACGGCCAGGTCGTGTTCCTGCCGCCCGCCACATTCGGCTCTATGATCTTCGCCCAAGCCGCGCGGGATGCCGGAAACCACGCCAAGGCAAGTTTTGCCGAGACCGGCACGCTGCCTTGGCTGACCCGCAAGCACGGGCCGTTCGAGGTCGCGATTACCATCCGCGCCAAGCGGTTGCCGGTCGGCGTGTTTCCGCTCGATCGGGCCGCGCATGCAATCGAAGTGATCGGACGCGCTTTCCCTGATGCGATCGAGCCCTGCGGCGATGCGCTCTCCGGCGCGCTGATGAATGCTGGGCCCATTATTCACCCGCCGCTGATCGTGATGAACGCGGGCCCGATCGAGCATTTCGAACGATGGGACATCCACAAGGAAGGAACGCAGGCCGCGATCCGCCGGGTGACCGACGCGCTCGACGCAGAACGGATCGCGGTGCGCGAAGCGCTTGGCTATGGCGCACCGCATTTCCCGCTGGCCCACCACTACGCCAAGGAGGGCGAGATCTGGATGTATGGCCGTGGCTCGCACGACCGGCTGACCGATTCCGGCGACTGGCGCGAGCGGATCGTGCTGACCGAGCACCGCTATATGCGTGAGGATCTGCGGCTTGGGCTGTCGCTGCTGGTCTCCGCCGCCGCCCTGGCGGGCACGCCCACACCGTTGGCCAAGGCCTTTCTGGCCATCGGCGGTGCGATTTGCGGCGAGGATTTTGCGCAGCGCGGCCGAACGCTCGAGACACTGGGGCTTGGCAATCTCGGCAAAGCCGAGCTCCAGGCGCTTCTTCGCAGGGGATTTTGA